One window of the Pan troglodytes isolate AG18354 chromosome 12, NHGRI_mPanTro3-v2.0_pri, whole genome shotgun sequence genome contains the following:
- the REL gene encoding proto-oncogene c-Rel isoform X6, translating into MLCFQNLGIRCVKKKEVKEAIITRIKAGINPFNVPEKQLNDIEDCDLNVVRLCFQVFLPDEHGNLTTALPPVVSNPIYDNRAPNTAELRICRVNKNCGSVRGGDEIFLLCDKVQKDDIEVRFVLNDWEAKGIFSQADVHRQVAIVFKTPPYCKAITEPVTVKMQLRRPSDQEVSESMDFRYLPDEKDTYGNKAKKQKTTLLFQKLCQDHVNFPERPRPGLLGSIGEGRYFKKEPNLFSHDAVVREMPTGVSSQAESYYPSPGPISSGLSHHASMAPLPSSSWSSVAHPTPRSGNTNPLSSFSTGTLPSNSQGIPSFLRIPVGNDLNASNACIYNNADDIVGMEASSMPSADLYGISDPNMLSNCSVNMMTTSSDSMGETDNPRLLSMNLENPSCNSVLDPRDLRQLHQMSSSSMSAGANSNTTVFVSQSDAFEGSDFSCADNSMINESGPSNSTNPNSHGFVQGSQYSGIGSMQNEQLSDSFPYEFFQV; encoded by the exons ATGCTTTG TTTCCAAAATTTGGGTATTCGATGtgtgaagaaaaaagaagtaaaagaagctATTATTACAAGAATAAAGGCAGGAATCAATCCATTCAATG tcCCTGAAAAACAGCTGAATGATATTGAAGATTGTGACCTCAATGTGGTGAGACTATGTTTTCAAGTTTTTCTCCCTGATGAACATGGTAATTTGACGACTGCTCTTCCTCCTGTTGTCTCGAACCCAATTTATGACAACC gtgctccaaaTACTGCAGAATTAAGGATTTGTCGTGTAAACAAGAATTGTGGAAGTGTCAGAGGAGGAGATGAAATATTTCTACTTTGTGACAAAGTTCagaaag ATGACATAGAAGTTCGTTTTGTGTTGAACGATTGGGAAGCAAAAGGCATCTTTTCACAAGCTGATGTACACCGTCAAGTAGCCATTGTTTTCAAAACTCCACCATATTGCAAAGCTATCACAGAACCCGTAACAGTAAAAATGCAGTTGCGGAGACCTTCTGACCAGGAAGTTAGTGAATCTATGGATTTTAGATATCTGCCAGATGAAAAAG ATACTTACGGcaataaagcaaagaaacaaaagacaactCTGCTTTTCCAGAAACTGTGCCAGGATCACG TTAATTTTCCTGAGAGACCAAGACCTGGTCTCCTCGGTTCAATTGGAGAAGGAAGATACTTCaaaaaag AACCAAACTTGTTTTCTCATGATGCAGTTGTGAGAGAAATGCCTACAGGGGTTTCAAGTCAAGCAGAATCCTACTATCCCTCACCTGGGCCCATCTCAAGTGGATTGTCACATCATGCCTCAATGGCACCTCTGCCTTCTTCAAGCTGGTCATCAgtggcccaccccaccccacgcTCAGGCAATACAAACCCACTGAGTAGTTTTTCAACAGGGACACTTCCTTCTAATTCGCAAGGTATCCCATCATTCCTGAGAATACCTGTTGGGAATGATTTAAATGCTTCTAATGCTTGCATTTACAACAATGCCGATGACATAGTCGGAATGGAAGCGTCATCCATGCCATCAGCAGATTTATATGGTATTTCTGATCCCAACATGCTGTCTAATTGTTCTGTGAATATGATGACAACCAGCAGTGACAGCATGGGAGAGACTGATAATCCAAGACTTCTGAGCATGAATCTTGAAAACCCCTCATGTAATTCAGTGTTAGACCCAAGAGACTTGAGACAGCTCCATCAGATGTCCTCTTCCAGTATGTCAGCAGGCGCCAATTCCAATACTACTGTTTTTGTTTCACAATCAGATGCATTTGAGGGATCTGACTTCAGTTGTGCAGATAACAGCATGATAAATGAGTCGGGACCATCAAACAGTACTAATCCAAACAGTCATGGTTTTGTTCAAGGTAGTCAGTATTCAGGTATTGGCAGTATGCAAAATGAGCAATTGAGTGACtcctttccatatgaattttttcaAGTATAA
- the REL gene encoding proto-oncogene c-Rel isoform X5: protein MLCFQNLGIRCVKKKEVKEAIITRIKAGINPFNVPEKQLNDIEDCDLNVVRLCFQVFLPDEHGNLTTALPPVVSNPIYDNRAPNTAELRICRVNKNCGSVRGGDEIFLLCDKVQKDDIEVRFVLNDWEAKGIFSQADVHRQVAIVFKTPPYCKAITEPVTVKMQLRRPSDQEVSESMDFRYLPDEKDTYGNKAKKQKTTLLFQKLCQDHVETGFRHVDQDGLELLTSGDPPTLASQSAGITVNFPERPRPGLLGSIGEGRYFKKEPNLFSHDAVVREMPTGVSSQAESYYPSPGPISSGLSHHASMAPLPSSSWSSVAHPTPRSGNTNPLSSFSTGTLPSNSQGIPSFLRIPVGNDLNASNACIYNNADDIVGMEASSMPSADLYGISDPNMLSNCSVNMMTTSSDSMGETDNPRLLSMNLENPSCNSVLDPRDLRQLHQMSSSSMSAGANSNTTVFVSQSDAFEGSDFSCADNSMINESGPSNSTNPNSHGFVQGSQYSGIGSMQNEQLSDSFPYEFFQV, encoded by the exons ATGCTTTG TTTCCAAAATTTGGGTATTCGATGtgtgaagaaaaaagaagtaaaagaagctATTATTACAAGAATAAAGGCAGGAATCAATCCATTCAATG tcCCTGAAAAACAGCTGAATGATATTGAAGATTGTGACCTCAATGTGGTGAGACTATGTTTTCAAGTTTTTCTCCCTGATGAACATGGTAATTTGACGACTGCTCTTCCTCCTGTTGTCTCGAACCCAATTTATGACAACC gtgctccaaaTACTGCAGAATTAAGGATTTGTCGTGTAAACAAGAATTGTGGAAGTGTCAGAGGAGGAGATGAAATATTTCTACTTTGTGACAAAGTTCagaaag ATGACATAGAAGTTCGTTTTGTGTTGAACGATTGGGAAGCAAAAGGCATCTTTTCACAAGCTGATGTACACCGTCAAGTAGCCATTGTTTTCAAAACTCCACCATATTGCAAAGCTATCACAGAACCCGTAACAGTAAAAATGCAGTTGCGGAGACCTTCTGACCAGGAAGTTAGTGAATCTATGGATTTTAGATATCTGCCAGATGAAAAAG ATACTTACGGcaataaagcaaagaaacaaaagacaactCTGCTTTTCCAGAAACTGTGCCAGGATCACG tagaaacagggtttcgccatgttgaccaggatggtcttgaactcctgacatcaggtgatccacccaccttggcctcccaaagtgctgggattacag TTAATTTTCCTGAGAGACCAAGACCTGGTCTCCTCGGTTCAATTGGAGAAGGAAGATACTTCaaaaaag AACCAAACTTGTTTTCTCATGATGCAGTTGTGAGAGAAATGCCTACAGGGGTTTCAAGTCAAGCAGAATCCTACTATCCCTCACCTGGGCCCATCTCAAGTGGATTGTCACATCATGCCTCAATGGCACCTCTGCCTTCTTCAAGCTGGTCATCAgtggcccaccccaccccacgcTCAGGCAATACAAACCCACTGAGTAGTTTTTCAACAGGGACACTTCCTTCTAATTCGCAAGGTATCCCATCATTCCTGAGAATACCTGTTGGGAATGATTTAAATGCTTCTAATGCTTGCATTTACAACAATGCCGATGACATAGTCGGAATGGAAGCGTCATCCATGCCATCAGCAGATTTATATGGTATTTCTGATCCCAACATGCTGTCTAATTGTTCTGTGAATATGATGACAACCAGCAGTGACAGCATGGGAGAGACTGATAATCCAAGACTTCTGAGCATGAATCTTGAAAACCCCTCATGTAATTCAGTGTTAGACCCAAGAGACTTGAGACAGCTCCATCAGATGTCCTCTTCCAGTATGTCAGCAGGCGCCAATTCCAATACTACTGTTTTTGTTTCACAATCAGATGCATTTGAGGGATCTGACTTCAGTTGTGCAGATAACAGCATGATAAATGAGTCGGGACCATCAAACAGTACTAATCCAAACAGTCATGGTTTTGTTCAAGGTAGTCAGTATTCAGGTATTGGCAGTATGCAAAATGAGCAATTGAGTGACtcctttccatatgaattttttcaAGTATAA